The stretch of DNA TTCTTTTCTCCATAACTGCCAACAAACACATCTAACAATGGGTTCATTCGCTCCTCCCCTCCATTTCTAGTAAATTGGTAAGACATGAAAAAATACATTAGGAGATGCCATACGGTAATAGTAACTACCCCACCCAAGGCCTGTGGATTGTTCAAATCTTTTAGAATAAGAAAGTCTCTCTTGTTCTAGCTCCTCAATTTCTTCCAGTTCCCCCTCTACAAAACGTTCAATACGATCTTTTGCAGTTTCTAGACGGTTAAATAAACCTCCATAACGTATATCAATTACTTCCCAACCAAATGGTTTATTCATCGTTAGCCATTGCTTCCGATGGGCAGCTCGAAGTTCACGAACATCATCCAATAAAGGCACGATCTTTGTATCTACTAAATACGTTAATTCGGACAACTGCTTCTTATCATAGGCTCGTTTTAATTTCACTCCGAGAGATGCTTTATTTGCTAATACATTGCATAACTTTTTAGGCACATCATAATGAATCCTAGCATTTTCGTACGCTTCCTTCTGTTTCAATTCAATCTTCGTAGAAAGGTCTTCATAGTATTCATCTAAATCCAGCCCTTCTATATGTTTATCAAAAACACCTAATAATGGATCTTGCCATAAAAGGAACTTAGAAGGATTCGTCTGTTGAAGATTTCCTTCCGCTACACCAGGTGGTTGATCCAACTGATTCAATAATAATAAGGCATCTACATCTATACCGGTGATAAATGTCGCCCTCTGTTTGACTTCTACTTCATCTACTTGCTCGTTATATGCATGGTCTGCGTAATACTGTATTCCATAAAGAGAGGTGTACACATTGTTTTCATATCCATCATCCCCCCACAGTGTCACAAACACATCACGAATTCCGTTATTCTTACAGGCTTGAAGTGCTTGTTCACTCGCGCTTAAAGAAAGATGATAGTTTGGTGCAAATGTATTCCACACCCACATGCCTCCTGCAAATGCTGGCGTCCTGCCAAATCGCTTTAATTGCCCTATCATATTGTCATAGTGATCATAATCCGTCTGATTATACTGCCAATACATAAATTGAACATTTTCTGGTAATTGTTGAATAATATATTCTGGAAGATTCGTAGATTTATCGTACTGATCTCCGGTTTCTGATGCTAACTTTAAAAACATATCACTCCACATCATCGCTTCTAAATCATATTTATCAGTGATTTCTAATACGTTTGTTAAATGCTTCGACATCATTTCGAATCGGGATTGATAACCATGAATATTTAAGTATCTTCCCCTACCTACTTCTTCTGCTTCATCCATACCTATGTGGATACGTTTACTGCGGAATGGTTTTGTAACCGAATGGATCATTCTATCTAGTAAATCGTACGTATCCTCGCTATCTAGTAATAATGCCCCTCTCGTATCCTTGTACTTATAAGCTGCATCCCATTTTAAGAATTCCTCTAAATGAGCCAGCGTCTGGATACAAGGTATCAGCTCTATCCCAAATAAAGCAGCATATTCATCCAATTCACGTAGTTCAGCTTCTGAGTAGCGTCCGCGCATGTAGCCAAAATAAGGTTCATCGCTCACTTCATAGGTATCTTCCATATAAAGCATAACGCTATTATGCCCCATCATAGCTAACTTTCGGATGAAGTCTTTTAGTGTTGTTAATTTCATGGTCATATTCCGTGAAAGGTCGAACATCGGTCCAATAGTAGAAAAATGCATTTTTTCGTTTGTTTCTAGAGGAGTATCTTCTTGTTGTAGGTGTTGAAGTAGCATACTAAAAGCGCGAAAGAAATGATTAGGTTGGGCGTAAGTAATCGTCCCTTTACCTTGTTTATAAGAAATTGCTAAGCCATTGACTGCTTCTTCCTGCACACATGTAATGGTAATCTCTGCCCGCTCATCTAACGAAAAAGCATAACTTGCTTGTAACTCGCTTAACCCTTTCATGATTGCAGCACTGTCACCTGTTATAGTTAGATTCATATTCTATTACCTCCCTTTCTGTTCAATTATTTCATGAAACCTCCTAACCTATTTTTTATCAATCAAAATTTATTATTTCAAATTTTCAACATTTTCACAATAGATTTTTTGACATCAAGGTTATGGATGCATACCCTGGGGATTAAAAAAACTGTCCATAGCCTTCTCGTGAATCGTGATGAAGACTTCTGGACAGTATGTTTAAATTAGTTCATTCCAACACTCTCTACATGAAATTGTTCGTTTAATGATATCATTTCAAGTAATCCGAGTGCTGTTTCCGCACCTTTATTTCCAGCTTTCGTACCGGCTCTTTCTACAGCTTGCTCAATCGATTCCGTTGTTAGCACACCAAACAATACAGGTATGTTACTATTCATCCCTACTTGAGCTACTCCCTTAGAGACTTCATTACAAACATAATCATAATGTGTCGTTGCTCCGCGAATCACTGTTCCTAACGTTATTACTCCGTCGTATTTTTGAGAATGGACTGCGCGCTTGGTGATATAAGGAATCTCAAAAGCACCTGGAACCCAAATCACATCAATATTTTCCCTAGCTACGCCGTGACGAATAAGCATATCTTCTGCCCCAGATAATAGTTTCGAAGTAATAAATTCATTAAATCTACTTGTTACAATCGCTATCTTCTTGCCCTGTCCATTATAGTTGCCTTCATAAATTGTCATATGATCAAACTCCTTTAAGATTAATTTTCGATAGCTATTTCTTTTTCTCGATATTGAACGAGATCTTCTACTGTAATCAAGGTCAAATCCCAGTCTTTTGCAAGTGTTTCAAGCGCAGGATATCTTGCCATCGTCCCATCATCATTTAAAATTTCACAAATATATGCCGAAGGAATCGAATTGGATAGTCTAGCCAAATCAACAGCTGCTTCTGTGTGACCTCTACGTTCCAATACACCTGCATTTTTCGCGATTAGCGGAAACATATGACCCGGACGCTTGAAATCTGCCGCTTTTGATAATGGTTCAGCTAAAGCTCGTATCGTATCTGCACGATCAGCGGTAGATATCCCTGTAGAATTGGTATAATAATCAACACTAACCGTAAATTGAGTTCCATACGTATCCGTGTTGTTTGTAGCCATTGCATGTAAATCTAATTCCAGCGCTCGTTCTTCTGTGATAGGAACACAGATTAATCCTCGTCCGTATTTCGTCATAAAATTAACTTTTTCAGGCGTTACAAATTCGCTTAGCCCAACAAGATCTCCTTCTGCTTCTCGGTCCGCATCATCCGCAACAATAATCAACTTTCCGTTTCGTAAATCTTCGATCGCTTGCTCTATCTTGCTTAGCTCGTTCATATTTACCCTCCTTAAAATCCATTCTCTTGTAAAAAGGACTGTGATAAGGTTTGCTTATTTGCTTGAAGAATATATTTAGCAAGCATATCTGTCTCCATATTTACATAATCACCCACTCGACGTTGGGATAAAATCGACGCTTGTTGTGAATGAGGAATCAAACTAATCGTAAATGCATGACTGGATTTTTCTACAACCGTTAAACTCGTACCATCCAAGGTAATCGAACCTTTTGCAATTACTTCTTGCGCATATGGTTTCGGTAAAGTAAAACTCATGTAATATGCATTTTGGTCCTTCCATGTACGTTTCACGGTAACGGTAGAATCCACGTGCCCCGCAACGACATGTCCTTCAAACCGATCTGTTGCACGCATCGCCCTTTCCAAATTAACGGATGAACCAATACGCACATATTGAAGATTGGTCGATCGAAATGTTTCTGGCATAACATCAGCCGTAAATGTATCCTCGCCTACTTTTGTGGCAGTCAGACACACACCATTAACAGCCATACTGTCGCCAACGTTGTAATGCAGCAATTGAGCTTCCGTTGTATGAATGACAAGTTGAATTGTTTCGCGTCGTTTCTCTACATTCGTTACTTGCCCAATTGTTTGAACAACTCCAGTAAACAAATCATCAGCTCCTTTTATGAAATTTAATATCAGAAATGAATGTGATCTTTTAAAAAGGGGATTATAGTGATCTAGAGAGTAAGCAACTTCTAAATTCGTATTTGCAGAAGTAAGTGAGGACAAGTGAATAACATTCACTCCATATAAATAGCCCCGCAATATATAGATTGCGGGGCGTAGCTAACTCTAATAAACGATATGTGTAAAAATACGTAAATGTAAGACAGCTAGAAAAAACATCGTTTTCTCCACATCAAATAGATATACGTATCCATACAGCTATTCTTCTCCCATCCAGACTATTACTGTCGGCTCTAGATTCTCACTAGATCCACCGCATAAAAGCGGGTCACGGACTTCAAGTTCTGATGACTTGTCACCGCCGGTCGGGAATTACACCCTGCCCCGAAGAATACACTATTCAATTCTACATAAAAGTTTAGAACTTTCGATGTATAATGTCAAATGAAATTAATTAAGTACGTAGCTCGCCAATACAGTTTGAACTTCATAGATATTTAAGCTTTTGTTAAACTGCTTTTGGAAAGGCACAGAATTACCAGATATCCAGATTTTTAGTTCCGCATCTAAATCAAAACTTCCCGCTGTTTCAATACTAAAGTGAACGATATTTTTGTAAGGTATCGAATGAATTTCCATCTTTTTACCTGTTACACCTTGTTTATCTACTAGAATTAATCGCTTATTCGTAAAGATAAATAAATCGCGAATAAGTTTATACGTTCTCTCAATATTTTCTGATTCCGCTAAAACTTGCTGAAATTCTTCTTCAATCTTCCCGTTATCTACTTCGGATGCATTTCCCATAATACCATCAAAAAGACCCATGTAAATTCCTCCTAAATATTATTTATATAGGCAATTATACACTAAATTATAGTACATATAAAATATTTAAAATATTATATTTTTTATATAATATCCTGTTGCGTTATTTGATTTCCATTGCAGACGGATGCTTCTTAGCAGGCACAGCTTCAACTAATTAAGAAGATAAGGGCCCTCATTCGTGATACTTTCTTTCCTTTCCTAAACAAAAAAGCTTTTATTGTGATTTTTTCTCACAATAAAAGCTTTTTTAGTAATGCTGTCTATAAGAACATTTGTATGATTAAGCCAGTAATGAGCAGTATAATTGCCCCACCTAAGCGAGAGGAGATTTGAGCGAATGGCATTAATTCCATACGTTTGGAAGCTGATAATACTGCTACATCTCCCGTACCTCCCATGTTGGCCATACACAATCCACCTGTAATAGCTGCCTCAATTGGATAGAATCCTACGAGTTTACCGAGTAATCCTGCACCTAGGATTGCTCCTAATACCACCGCAAAGACAGTTAGAATATATTGAAGCGTTAATGCTTCGATTACTGTATTTAAATCAGTATACGCAACCCCGATTCCGAATAGAAGTGCTAATGTCCAGTTACTAGCTACGAACTGATACCACTGACTTGCTCCGTCTAAAACGGTTTGTGGTAAGATATTCGCAATTTTAGTTAAGGCTACTAAGATAATCATAATAGCATACGCATGAATGGGTAAGAAATCACCTAACACAGAACCGATCGTAAAGAAGGCAATTGCTGCAAGCAACCCTGCTCCCATTAATTTAATATCATATTTTTGTTCCTTCGTATCCTGAGTTACGCCTTCAATAATTTGTCCGTTCCCTGTTAAAGAAGGATATTTTTTCCCGATTAAATTTAGTATACTCGCTAAAACAATCGCAAAGACATTTCCTAATGCTAGCGCAGGTACTAACATGGAAATATAATAACTTGGACTATTACCTAATAGCTCTGAATAAATTTGACTCATCGGAACAGCACCTGCTCCCATGCCTCCACCCATAATAGGCAATGTTAAGACAAGAATTGCATCTTGGACCGTAAATCCTACAATGCTACCAATGATTGATGCTAAAATAACCGCACCGACGATTGCTCCGACGATGGGAACAAAGAAACGGATACCTACTTTTACTAATAGCTTGGAGCTCATTCCTAAAATACTTCCAGTAATAAGTGCTGCAATATAAAAATCAAGAAAACCGCCTGTTGTCATAAAGTCGGTAACACCCGTTACCACATACTCTGGCAATATACCGCTATACACCATAAATGCGGAACCAAATATCGCCACAATTGCTCCTCCGCCTAGAAAAGTACGTACAATAGGTGTTCTATCTCCTACGAAACCTAGTAGTTCACCGATAACAATCATAACAAGTAAACTACCAATCATACCTGCTGGAAGACTACCAGAATAGATAGCAATAATCGTTATTGCTGAAAATAGTAGAAACCATAAAACCGGCATTCCAAATATTTTCACTCCGGACTGTGGAAGGGAAACTGTATTATCTTTTGTTGTATTCGTTTTCATTTCTGTAGATTCTTTCATTTTGTTCACCTTTCTCTTTCGGTTTTATTTTTGAAGAGCCTTCCTCAAAATTAGAAGGAAGGCTCTTCCCCCTCTTACATTAACTTACAGAGCTTGTTTCCTTTTTCTGTTGGATAGCACTCGACATAACAGCTTGTGCAACACGTTCACCTGCTCGCTCATCCAAGGCATTTGGGATAACTTTATCTTTAGAAATCTCTTCATCTGATAATACATCTGCAATCCCATAAGCTGCAGCTACCTTCATTTCGGTTGTAATATCCCTTGCTCCCGCATCAATTGCTCCTCGGAATATCCCTGGAAATGCAAGTAAGTTATTGACCTGATTCGGATAATCCGAACGGCCCGTTGCTACTACTGCTGCACCAGCTTCCAATGCCTCTTCTGGGTAGATTTCTGGAATTGGATTCGCTAGCGCAAAAATAATTGGATCCTTCGCCATTGTTTGAATATGTTCTTTCTTTAATGCTCCAGGACCAGATACACCGATAAATACATCTGCTTCTGTAATCGCATCTTTCAACGTGCCACGAACATTATCTTTATTTGTTACTTCTGCCATTTCTACCTGCATTGGATTTAACCAATCTTCGCCTTTTGCTACCACGCCTTCTAAGCTTACTAACGTAATATTAGTTAATCCCGCATGATAGAGTAGCTTCGCTATTGCAATTCCTGCTGCACCAGCACCATTAATGACAATTTTAATAGGGCGATTCTGTTTGTTTACCACTTTTAAAGCATTCGTTAATGCTGCTAGTACAACAATTGCAGTTCCATGCTGGTCATCATGGAATACGGGAATATCTAATTCCTCTTTCAGACGTTTTTCGATTTCAAAACAACGAGGAGCTGCAATATCTTCAAGATTAATCCCTGCAAACGTTGGTCCCATTGCTTTTACAATATTTACAATTTCATCTACATCCGTCGTATCTAAACAAATAGGAAATCCATCAATATTAGCGAATTTCTTAAACAATAGTGCTTTTCCTTCCATTACAGGCATTGCTGCTTTTGGTCCAATATTTCCCAGACCAAGTACTGCTGTACCGTCTGTTACAATCCCTACCATATTCCCACGAGATGTAAGTGTATTGATTTTGTTCGGGTCATCGGCAATTTGTTTACATACATCCGCTACTCCAGGTGTATACACAAGACTTAAATCGTCTTCCGTATTGATTTCCATTTTCCCTGTGATTTCTAACTTTCCTTTATGCTTATAATGAAGTTCAATTGCTTCATCTTTTAAATTTTTATATACCACAATAATTACCCCCACCGTAATCGCTTTCAATTCGATTTCTTTTTTATTATAAATAGTTGACAAAAAATTGAACGGTTTTGAAACTATTAAAAGAGTTTTGAAATTAAAAAAAGCAGCTAATTATGTATTAGCTGCTGATATACGGGTATAAGTGATGATCATTTTCTCTTTTGTATTGGTACGAATAGACAGGTCGCCCTATTCCATACGTCATCTTCTCTTCGACCCAATCAATATCTACTAAAAACTTTAAATATTTACGGATAGAAACACGAGAAATATTGGTTTGCTCTGCTAATTCATCTGTGGAGAAAAATACGCCGTGCTGACGTCTGATTTCAGATACAATCACTTGTAACGTTGACTCTGTCAGACCTTTTGGCAATATTTTTTCTGGTTCACCAGCTTCTTCTTCCGCATGCATAAACTTGTCCAATTCCTTTTGCGTCATTACCTCTTTATCCAATAATAATTCATGTTTTTCTTTATAAGCAAGTAGGGATTGTTCTAATCGCTCAAATTCAAATGGTTTAATCAAATAATCTACAGCACCAAATCGCAGGGCTTGCTGTATTCGTTCTTTGTCTGATGCGGCCGTTATTAATATTACATCGACCTCTATGCCCACACTTCGAATATGAGATAGGAGCGCTAATCCATTTTCATCTGGCATATATACATCAAGCAATAATAACTCAACCGTTTGCTGTTCCATGGTTGCCTTCGCTTCCGCTGTGTTGGTTGCGATCGCTGTTACTTCGAATCCATCGATAAGCTGTATATATCTTTTATTAAATTCCGCTACCATTGGATCATCTTCTACAATTAGTACCCGAATCATTGTATATCTCTCCTTATCTGATAAGGAACTTCGACTTCAAAAATAGTTCCAGCTTCAAGTGTTTCAAAACGCAAGGATCCACCCAACGTCTCTACACTCTGTCTTACTAAATATAAACCATAGCCCCGGTTATTTCCTTTGGTGGAGTAGCCTTTTTGAAACATCTGTTGCTGTATATGTTCATCTATGCCAATACCATAATCTTGAATCCCTATATAGAGCCAATCATTCTTATAGCTTACATACATATCGATTGTACGGTTTTCTTTCGATTTTATTGCATCAATTGCATTATCTGTGAGATTTCCAATAATGGTAATTAATTTATGGACAACTTGATTATCGGCAGATGCAGGTATTTCTTCTGCGACATCAATTTGCAGATTAACATCTCTTTCTCTCGCATCGCTTAATTTACCTAGGAGAAACCCTGCCAATATCGAGTCTTTTACATTTTTGACAACATGATTTAGCTCATCATTACGCTGATTAACAATTTGTTTAATATAATCGTCTAATTCATCGTAACTTTTTGTCGTTACCATGCCATTAATCACATGCAATTTGTTCATAAATTCATGAGACTGTGCACGTAATGCCTCGGCATACAGCTTTACCCCTGATAATTGTTTGGCTAATTGTTTTAGTTCTGTTAAATCTCTAAAAGTGGAAATAGCACCTACCACTTCATCATTTACTATAATAGGCATTCGATTTGCCAAAATAGTCACGCCGTTTATTTTCTGTTCAACATCCATCTCGGGCTGTTTGCTTTTTAAAATATCCTCTAAATGCGAGTGAGGAAGAACCTCTTCTACGTTTTTACCAACAGGGGATTCGGTAATTCCTGCTTTTTCAAAAACTTTCATTGCGGCTTTATTTACAATCGTTATTTTATGGTCCTTATCGATGGTTATGATGCCTTCTCTTGCTGACTCTAACGTAGCGCTTCTTTCTTTTAGCAATTTAGCAATTTGAAACGGCTCTAAACCAAATAAAATCCGCTTAATATAACGGGCAATAAACCATGCTCCTAAGATGCCAATAATTAAACCAACAATCGAGCTAATTAGATTGCTGATATGATTGTTATTGATGACATCATCAATTTCTTGTAGGGATATCCCCACCGACACTGCACCAATTTGTTCGCCCTCTTCATTAAATATTGGGGAGAAAGCGCGCAATGAGTCACCAAGCGTCCCCTCAGATATGGAAATATGCTCGATACCTTGTTCTAATACGGTATCTTCATCCCCTCCTACAAAAGGCTTTCCAATTAACTCCGGGTTCGGATGTGACTTACGTATACCATCCATATCCATAACTACAATAAATGTTAAATCCGTATAGCGACTTATTTCATTCGTATATTCTTGTATATATTTCTCTTCATCTTTATTTTGTAGCCCATTAATTACCCATTCGGACTTGGCCATTGTTCGAGAAATAATTACTGCCTTTTCCTCAATATTTTCTTTTAGCCGTTCACCGGTTGCATAATTTATTAATAAATCATTGGTAATAAGAACAATAATAACTACTAAACAAACAAGCGTTGTTATCAATATGCTTAGACGTGTTTTTTTCTTACCCATCGATATTTCCTCCAAGATTATTGTCACTTTATCCTACCACAGAAAATTAATTTAGCGAGACATGTTAGCAAATTAGCGTCGGTTCCTTCCACTGATTGTATCCCGAATGGTACTACTCGGTAAAAAATGAAATCCTAGTCTCGAGGCAACCTGTAGTAGAAGGCATGGAAAGTTGGTGGTGAAGAAGCATGGGGATGGCAAAAGAATTGGAGTAGAACAAATGGTAGGATGGTGGTGTGGCGACAGGAGGGGGCTGGAGGGGCTGGAGGGACTGACGCTCCCGATTGCTCTAGCGTAATCGGAGATATCCCCCAGCCTGCCACATAGGAGTAATTTTGGTTGAGTTGATTGGGAACAGCTCTATTAACCACTTTTCAGCTTTCTTACGTTTTTTTGGGGTTAGAGAACCACTCTATTGACCGCTTTTCTAGCTTTCTTCCGTTTTTTTGGGTTAGAGAACCGCTCTATCAACCACTTTTTCAGCTTTCTTACGTTTTTTTGGGTTAGAGAACCTCCCTACATTCAAGAGAAATTTACTCAAATCGATATAATGCACCTGAAAAATCAATGGTCTTTCTTTCACCGCTACTGAACTGTACCATAAACGGTTTTTCGCCTTTTGATTGTAGAAAAGAGGCTGCTTTTCCATTATCCGTCGGTTCATAAAAGATAAGATTACCACCCGCAA from Oceanobacillus iheyensis HTE831 encodes:
- a CDS encoding beta-N-acetylhexosaminidase, yielding MNLTITGDSAAIMKGLSELQASYAFSLDERAEITITCVQEEAVNGLAISYKQGKGTITYAQPNHFFRAFSMLLQHLQQEDTPLETNEKMHFSTIGPMFDLSRNMTMKLTTLKDFIRKLAMMGHNSVMLYMEDTYEVSDEPYFGYMRGRYSEAELRELDEYAALFGIELIPCIQTLAHLEEFLKWDAAYKYKDTRGALLLDSEDTYDLLDRMIHSVTKPFRSKRIHIGMDEAEEVGRGRYLNIHGYQSRFEMMSKHLTNVLEITDKYDLEAMMWSDMFLKLASETGDQYDKSTNLPEYIIQQLPENVQFMYWQYNQTDYDHYDNMIGQLKRFGRTPAFAGGMWVWNTFAPNYHLSLSASEQALQACKNNGIRDVFVTLWGDDGYENNVYTSLYGIQYYADHAYNEQVDEVEVKQRATFITGIDVDALLLLNQLDQPPGVAEGNLQQTNPSKFLLWQDPLLGVFDKHIEGLDLDEYYEDLSTKIELKQKEAYENARIHYDVPKKLCNVLANKASLGVKLKRAYDKKQLSELTYLVDTKIVPLLDDVRELRAAHRKQWLTMNKPFGWEVIDIRYGGLFNRLETAKDRIERFVEGELEEIEELEQERLSYSKRFEQSTGLGWGSYYYRMASPNVFFHVLPIY
- the ribE gene encoding 6,7-dimethyl-8-ribityllumazine synthase, which translates into the protein MTIYEGNYNGQGKKIAIVTSRFNEFITSKLLSGAEDMLIRHGVARENIDVIWVPGAFEIPYITKRAVHSQKYDGVITLGTVIRGATTHYDYVCNEVSKGVAQVGMNSNIPVLFGVLTTESIEQAVERAGTKAGNKGAETALGLLEMISLNEQFHVESVGMN
- the ribB gene encoding 3,4-dihydroxy-2-butanone-4-phosphate synthase; the encoded protein is MNELSKIEQAIEDLRNGKLIIVADDADREAEGDLVGLSEFVTPEKVNFMTKYGRGLICVPITEERALELDLHAMATNNTDTYGTQFTVSVDYYTNSTGISTADRADTIRALAEPLSKAADFKRPGHMFPLIAKNAGVLERRGHTEAAVDLARLSNSIPSAYICEILNDDGTMARYPALETLAKDWDLTLITVEDLVQYREKEIAIEN
- a CDS encoding riboflavin synthase — translated: MFTGVVQTIGQVTNVEKRRETIQLVIHTTEAQLLHYNVGDSMAVNGVCLTATKVGEDTFTADVMPETFRSTNLQYVRIGSSVNLERAMRATDRFEGHVVAGHVDSTVTVKRTWKDQNAYYMSFTLPKPYAQEVIAKGSITLDGTSLTVVEKSSHAFTISLIPHSQQASILSQRRVGDYVNMETDMLAKYILQANKQTLSQSFLQENGF
- a CDS encoding PH domain-containing protein, which translates into the protein MGLFDGIMGNASEVDNGKIEEEFQQVLAESENIERTYKLIRDLFIFTNKRLILVDKQGVTGKKMEIHSIPYKNIVHFSIETAGSFDLDAELKIWISGNSVPFQKQFNKSLNIYEVQTVLASYVLN
- a CDS encoding 2-hydroxycarboxylate transporter family protein; amino-acid sequence: MKESTEMKTNTTKDNTVSLPQSGVKIFGMPVLWFLLFSAITIIAIYSGSLPAGMIGSLLVMIVIGELLGFVGDRTPIVRTFLGGGAIVAIFGSAFMVYSGILPEYVVTGVTDFMTTGGFLDFYIAALITGSILGMSSKLLVKVGIRFFVPIVGAIVGAVILASIIGSIVGFTVQDAILVLTLPIMGGGMGAGAVPMSQIYSELLGNSPSYYISMLVPALALGNVFAIVLASILNLIGKKYPSLTGNGQIIEGVTQDTKEQKYDIKLMGAGLLAAIAFFTIGSVLGDFLPIHAYAIMIILVALTKIANILPQTVLDGASQWYQFVASNWTLALLFGIGVAYTDLNTVIEALTLQYILTVFAVVLGAILGAGLLGKLVGFYPIEAAITGGLCMANMGGTGDVAVLSASKRMELMPFAQISSRLGGAIILLITGLIIQMFL
- a CDS encoding NAD(P)-dependent malic enzyme, translating into MVYKNLKDEAIELHYKHKGKLEITGKMEINTEDDLSLVYTPGVADVCKQIADDPNKINTLTSRGNMVGIVTDGTAVLGLGNIGPKAAMPVMEGKALLFKKFANIDGFPICLDTTDVDEIVNIVKAMGPTFAGINLEDIAAPRCFEIEKRLKEELDIPVFHDDQHGTAIVVLAALTNALKVVNKQNRPIKIVINGAGAAGIAIAKLLYHAGLTNITLVSLEGVVAKGEDWLNPMQVEMAEVTNKDNVRGTLKDAITEADVFIGVSGPGALKKEHIQTMAKDPIIFALANPIPEIYPEEALEAGAAVVATGRSDYPNQVNNLLAFPGIFRGAIDAGARDITTEMKVAAAYGIADVLSDEEISKDKVIPNALDERAGERVAQAVMSSAIQQKKETSSVS
- a CDS encoding response regulator; the protein is MIRVLIVEDDPMVAEFNKRYIQLIDGFEVTAIATNTAEAKATMEQQTVELLLLDVYMPDENGLALLSHIRSVGIEVDVILITAASDKERIQQALRFGAVDYLIKPFEFERLEQSLLAYKEKHELLLDKEVMTQKELDKFMHAEEEAGEPEKILPKGLTESTLQVIVSEIRRQHGVFFSTDELAEQTNISRVSIRKYLKFLVDIDWVEEKMTYGIGRPVYSYQYKRENDHHLYPYISS
- a CDS encoding sensor histidine kinase, whose product is MGKKKTRLSILITTLVCLVVIIVLITNDLLINYATGERLKENIEEKAVIISRTMAKSEWVINGLQNKDEEKYIQEYTNEISRYTDLTFIVVMDMDGIRKSHPNPELIGKPFVGGDEDTVLEQGIEHISISEGTLGDSLRAFSPIFNEEGEQIGAVSVGISLQEIDDVINNNHISNLISSIVGLIIGILGAWFIARYIKRILFGLEPFQIAKLLKERSATLESAREGIITIDKDHKITIVNKAAMKVFEKAGITESPVGKNVEEVLPHSHLEDILKSKQPEMDVEQKINGVTILANRMPIIVNDEVVGAISTFRDLTELKQLAKQLSGVKLYAEALRAQSHEFMNKLHVINGMVTTKSYDELDDYIKQIVNQRNDELNHVVKNVKDSILAGFLLGKLSDARERDVNLQIDVAEEIPASADNQVVHKLITIIGNLTDNAIDAIKSKENRTIDMYVSYKNDWLYIGIQDYGIGIDEHIQQQMFQKGYSTKGNNRGYGLYLVRQSVETLGGSLRFETLEAGTIFEVEVPYQIRRDIQ